One genomic segment of Sulfuricella sp. includes these proteins:
- a CDS encoding Crp/Fnr family transcriptional regulator — MSDLCTPRQNHLLAALPAAEYDYLSPHLELVQMPLGETLYESGCPSHHVYFPATAIVSLLYVMEDGASAEIAGVGNEGMLGVALITGGESMPHRAMALCAGYAYRLRAQVLKDKFNRAGGRRTSALHDLLLHYTQALMTQMSQTAVCNRHHSMEQQVCRWLLLNLDRSPSNELTLTHELIASSLGVRREGITEAAGKLQHAGLIGCRRGHVTIIERSGLEDRACECYQTVKTEFNRLLPDVNATQARTHDMRTDIAVSRDEKRSIASRPFNPCAYVP, encoded by the coding sequence ACAAAACCACCTTCTCGCCGCACTGCCCGCAGCCGAATACGATTATCTGTCTCCTCATCTTGAACTGGTCCAGATGCCGCTCGGTGAAACACTTTATGAGTCCGGCTGCCCGTCGCACCATGTCTATTTCCCCGCGACTGCCATTGTGTCCCTGCTCTATGTGATGGAGGATGGCGCATCAGCCGAAATCGCCGGGGTCGGCAATGAGGGAATGCTCGGCGTTGCGCTCATCACGGGCGGAGAAAGCATGCCCCATCGAGCCATGGCGCTGTGCGCGGGCTATGCCTACCGGCTGAGGGCGCAGGTGCTGAAGGACAAATTCAATCGTGCCGGGGGGCGCCGTACCAGCGCATTGCATGATTTGTTGCTGCATTACACCCAGGCACTGATGACACAGATGTCCCAGACCGCAGTGTGCAATCGGCATCATTCGATGGAGCAGCAAGTTTGCCGCTGGCTGTTGTTAAATCTCGACCGATCGCCCTCGAACGAATTGACCCTGACACATGAATTGATTGCCAGTTCGCTCGGCGTGCGTCGCGAGGGCATCACGGAGGCCGCCGGGAAATTGCAGCACGCAGGGCTTATTGGCTGCCGCCGTGGACACGTCACGATTATTGAACGGTCTGGATTGGAGGATCGGGCCTGCGAGTGCTACCAAACAGTCAAAACAGAATTCAATCGTCTGCTACCCGATGTGAATGCCACGCAAGCCAGGACTCATGACATGAGGACAGACATTGCCGTATCACGGGACGAAAAGCGTTCTATCGCATCGCGTCCCTTCAACCCTTGTGCATATGTGCCATAG